TCATGCCGTAGCCATAGAGAGCGGAGGTCAAGCATAATGATGATTTACTTATGGGCTTTTCTGATTGGAGGAGCCATTTGCGTTATAGGACAGCTGATGTTCGATGTATTGAAGCTGACACCTGCACATACGATGAGTACCTTAGTTGTAGCCGGAGCGATTGCTGATGCTTTTGGTATCTACGACCCACTTGTGAAATTTGCGGGTGCTGGGGCAACCATTCCGATCACAAGCTTTGGGAACTCATTGGTTCATGGGGCATTAACGGAGCTGGAGCGGGATGGCTGGATCGGTGTAGTTACGGGTATCTTTGATATTACAAGTGCGGGCATCTCGTCAGCTATTGTGTTCTCCTTTTTGGCAGCTTTAGTTGTACGGCCGAAGGGGTAAAGTCGATGCTACATGAAAAGGTTGTCGTCAGAAAAAGACGGCATCCTTTTTTTGTTATTTTAAAATTGTAGGATGTTTCATCTTATGGTTTTTTTTGTATCCTCACTTCGTGATCTTCAACAATGTACTTTGGGTCCCCTAATCATGTAAAATATAAATAATACTGTTTATTCTGACTAGGAGGATCATATATGCCCGTACGTCAAGAATCGATGCACACTATGAATGCTGTACGCACTAATTTGGAATCCTGCATACTTGGAAAATCATTTGAAATACAATTATTGTTAACCGCTCTGCTTGCTGGTGGTCATGTATTGATCGAGGATGTACCGGGAACAGGAAAAACCCAGCTAATACGCGCACTTTCAAGATCAATGTCCGGTGAATATCGCCGAATTCAGTGTAATCCAGATATACTTCCGAGTGATATTACAGGTGTATCTGTTTATCATCCTAGGGATGAGATGTTTCATTTCCGGCCTGGTCCGGTGATGACGAATATTTTGCTAGCCGATGAAATTAACCGTGCTACTACGAAGACACAATCCGCACTTCTGGAAGTGATGGAGGAACGAAACGTTACCGTAGATGGAGAGACGTATCCACTTCCTCATCCTTTCATGTTATGCGCTACCCAGAATCCGATAGACTTTGAGGGAACCTTTACACTGCCTGAAGCCCAATTAGATCGATTCATGCTAAGAATTAGCCTTGGATATCCTGATGCAGCGACGGAGAAAAATTTATTGCTGAGCCATCAGGAAGGCCAACCGGTGGACAGGCTTTCGCCAGTAACAAGCATGGAACAAATTGCAGGGATTCAGGAAGAAATTCGTGACATCTTCATGAGTGATCCTGTGCTGAATTACTTGTTAGATATTGTGCGGCAGACAAGAGAACATCCACTTGTAATGCTGGGTGCAAGTCCACGTGCCTCACTATCCTTTATGATGGCTTGTAAAGCTTATGCCTTTTTGCAAGGACGAGATTACGTTCTGCCTGATGACGTGAAGATCCTTACTCCATTTGCCTTGGGTCATCGAATATTGCTGCGTCCAGAGTCGCGCCTAGATAATATTAGCGTAGAATCTTTGCTTCAAAAGCTTCTGCAGAGCATTCATGTGCCTGTTACGATGAGGCAATGATATGAGACGTTATTTGTCGTCGGTTGCAGCCATCATTCAGCCCTCTAAGCTTGCAAGCATCCTTGTAATTTGGAGTATTACACTCTTATATGTACTTTTTCAGGGCGGGAAAACAGCATTTATGTTGTTTATCATGGTCTCTGTACTTATTGCATATTTGATTGCTGGAGGTTTAGGAGGCGTTCGGCGAGCTAAGGGCACTCGCAGTCTTTATTCTGAACAAGACAAGGGAGATTTGCTCTCTGCCGGAGGGCATCTTCGTGTAAAACTAAAGGTTACAATCCCCGGGATTTTGCCCTTGCCTTACGTTGTTGTAAGGGAAGTTCTTAAGCGGCATAATGGAGAATCGTGGGTATTTGAAGAAAGTGTGATTCCAAGCCTCAGAGGCATTGGGGAACTGAAGTTTCAGACACCAGCCTTAGAGCGTGGAACATACACATTCGCTAATACGGATATTATCAGCCAAGATATATTTGGGCTTGTCGAGCATAAGGGAACATTTTTATCGGAAGGACAATTTCAGGTTTTGCCTCGTGCGATCTACGTTCCGCGCTGGCAGTTATATGAGAGAAAATCTCGGCTATCTGGACCGCAGACATCCGTTGTTCAATCTCGGCGTGAAACCACACAGATTAATGGCGTCCGTGACTATGTATATGGTGATCGCTTGACGCGAATTCACTGGAACGCTACTGCTAAGACAGGCTCTTGGAAATCCAAAGAGTTTGAGCATGAGTCGATTCCCAAAACCATTCTAGTCCTTGATGGAAGCACATCAGCTTATATGAATACGAATCAATTCGAACTAGCAGTTTCGGTGACGGCATCACTACTCGGCTTCGGCATTCGGGAGAGAATTGGAATTGGACTGTGTTGTTTGGATAAGACGACGAAGGTGTTCGCACCAGTTGAAGGTGCTGCTGAGCGTCAGAAGATGATTCAATATTTAATCGATCTAAACGCTGAGGGACGCGGTCCGCTTATCTCCCGATTGGAAAAAGGATACCGTATGTTTCCTAAAGGCTCTTACTTCGTGTTAATTAGTCCACAGCGTGGACAGCCTGTACTTGATGCACTACGTTGGGCTGACAGCAGAGGAATGACTGCTTCTCACATTCATGTGCGAAATTTGGCAGAGGTAAATAGAGGTAACGATTGGATAGACGTCCTTAGATCTCGTGGAATAACCGGTTATGGTATTAGCTCGCTTCAAGAGCTTCCCTCAGTGTTAGGAGGGGAAGGTTGATATGAGAACCTGGTGGAATCAGATAAAATTCTCCTGGCACCGTTCCGTCGGCCTATTATGGCTATTGATTATTGCACAGCAGTGGATTTCTTATACGGAACCCATCTGGCTAAATCAAACCACTGCTTCTGTATGGGCTGCCCTATTAACGATCACTGTCATTGAGATTTTTATCCCTGTTAAAGTCCAATTCAGACTGATTATAGAAGCAGTAGCTATTATCTATATCGTTTATCGCAACATTACTAATTATGGAATTTATGTTCCTGATCCATGGGCCACAAGCCTTCTTGATAAGCTCCAGGATATTAGTGTGTATATGGTGCCGTATATCTGGTTTGCTCTTGGTGCCTCTGCTTTGCTGTTGCTATCGTCTTGGTGGGTATCCTCTAAGAAGCGTATCTTATGGTTTATAGGAATGAACATTGTAGCGCTGGCTGCGCTTGATTCCTTTACATCTATTGTATTGTGGCAGGAAGTGGCTTGGACAGTATTTGCGGGTATGGGCTGGCTTGTCAGCCAGCACCTGAGAAGTTTTCAGCTACATTATCCGCGTGGATGGGTACATTTGCTGGAATATCCCTCGAAAATAGTCATGAATATCGCAATCGTCTTCTCTCTGGTTATTTTAATCGGTGTGAATATGCCGGATGTAAGGCCTACTTTGACGGATCCTTATACGGCGTGGCAAGAGTGGAATGGAATTGGAAAGTCTTCTGGTAAGAGCACAACTGGAACAACAAATTCCAATACGGGCTCAGGTTCCTCGGTTAACAATACTTCGTCTGGCTATAGTCTGAATGATGACAACCTGGGCGGGGGCTTTAACTTCGATTATACCCCGGTGATGACA
This genomic stretch from Paenibacillus sp. FSL H7-0737 harbors:
- a CDS encoding AAA family ATPase, encoding MPVRQESMHTMNAVRTNLESCILGKSFEIQLLLTALLAGGHVLIEDVPGTGKTQLIRALSRSMSGEYRRIQCNPDILPSDITGVSVYHPRDEMFHFRPGPVMTNILLADEINRATTKTQSALLEVMEERNVTVDGETYPLPHPFMLCATQNPIDFEGTFTLPEAQLDRFMLRISLGYPDAATEKNLLLSHQEGQPVDRLSPVTSMEQIAGIQEEIRDIFMSDPVLNYLLDIVRQTREHPLVMLGASPRASLSFMMACKAYAFLQGRDYVLPDDVKILTPFALGHRILLRPESRLDNISVESLLQKLLQSIHVPVTMRQ
- the spoVAE gene encoding stage V sporulation protein AE, giving the protein MIYLWAFLIGGAICVIGQLMFDVLKLTPAHTMSTLVVAGAIADAFGIYDPLVKFAGAGATIPITSFGNSLVHGALTELERDGWIGVVTGIFDITSAGISSAIVFSFLAALVVRPKG
- a CDS encoding DUF58 domain-containing protein — its product is MRRYLSSVAAIIQPSKLASILVIWSITLLYVLFQGGKTAFMLFIMVSVLIAYLIAGGLGGVRRAKGTRSLYSEQDKGDLLSAGGHLRVKLKVTIPGILPLPYVVVREVLKRHNGESWVFEESVIPSLRGIGELKFQTPALERGTYTFANTDIISQDIFGLVEHKGTFLSEGQFQVLPRAIYVPRWQLYERKSRLSGPQTSVVQSRRETTQINGVRDYVYGDRLTRIHWNATAKTGSWKSKEFEHESIPKTILVLDGSTSAYMNTNQFELAVSVTASLLGFGIRERIGIGLCCLDKTTKVFAPVEGAAERQKMIQYLIDLNAEGRGPLISRLEKGYRMFPKGSYFVLISPQRGQPVLDALRWADSRGMTASHIHVRNLAEVNRGNDWIDVLRSRGITGYGISSLQELPSVLGGEG